In the Mastacembelus armatus chromosome 17, fMasArm1.2, whole genome shotgun sequence genome, one interval contains:
- the slc25a42 gene encoding mitochondrial coenzyme A transporter SLC25A42 isoform X2, translating into MGSGVQEQRASLTQGEVLPLASSSQSEGLKHTRSVLNSLFSGALAGAVAKTAVAPLDRTKIIFQVSSARFSAKEAYKLIYRTYLKDGFLSLWRGNSATMVRVIPYAAIQFCAHEQYKTLLGGYYGFQGKALPPIPRLLAGSMAGTTAAMLTYPLDMVRARMAVTPKEMYSNILHVFVRISREEGLKTLYRGFTPTMLGVVLYAGLSFFTYETLKKLHAEHSGRQQPYSYERLAFGACAGLIGQSASYPLDVVRRRMQTAGVTGHTYGTILGTMKEIVSEEGVVRGLYKGLSMNWVKGPIAVGISFTTFDLTQILLRKLNQMGYTAR; encoded by the exons ATGGGGAGCGGGGTCCAGGAACAACGGGCATCACTCACGCAGGGAGAAGTGCTGCCGCTGGCTTCTTCCAGTCAGTCAGAA GGACTAAAGCACACTCGGTCTGTTCTCAACTCGCTCTTCTCGGGGGCTTTAGCGGGAGCTGTGGCCAAGACAGCTGTTGCTCCATTGGACAGAACTAAAATCATCTTCCAAG TGTCTTCAGCAAGATTCTCTGCTAAG GAGGCCTACAAGTTGATCTACCGCACTTACCTAAAGGATGGCTTCCTTAGTCTGTGGAGGGGGAACTCCGCCACCATGGTGCGAGTCATCCCATACGCTGCCATCCAGTTCTGTGCACATGAGCAGTACAAGACACTGCTGGGAGGGTACTATGGCTTTCAGGGGAA AGCTCTGCCTCCAATTCCGAGGTTACTGGCTGGGTCTATGGCTGGTACCACAGCAGCCATGCTAACATATCCTCTGGACATGGTGCGAGCTAGGATGGCTGTAACGCCCAAGGAAAT gTACAGTAACATTCTGCATGTATTTGTGCGGATCTCTCGAGAAGAGGGCCTCAAGACACTGTATCGAGGTTTTACTCCCACAATGCTGGGTGTTGTCCTCTATGCTGGTCTCAGCTTCTTTACCTATGAAACTCTGAAAAAATTACATGCAG AGCACAGTGGCCGCCAGCAGCCCTACTCGTATGAACGTCTGGCGTTTGGTGCCTGTGCAGGTCTCATTGGCCAGTCGGCATCTTACCCTCTAGATGTGGTACGGCGGCGAATGCAGACTGCAGGAGTCACAGGTCACACATACGGCACCATCCTGGGCACCATGAAGGAGATTGTGTCTGAGGAAGGGGTCGTCCGTGGACTCTACAAAGGTCTTAGTATGAACTGGGTCAAAGGTCCCATTGCAGTAGGGATCAGCTTTACTACCTTTGACCTTACACAGATTCTTCTGAGAAAGCTGAATCAAATGGGCTATACTGCTCGATAA
- the armc6 gene encoding armadillo repeat-containing protein 6 produces MAKRRITQETFDAAVKENMEEFEMDPDEALREAVEQFESQGVDLSCIVKAVPAVSSDEKQEEQTHEIIQALDSLRIGKDVTEVMAEIKHFTEQCSLGFAQRYLAAQKDAYPVILSYCKKSVEEQEAVLATLSALAALTDGQPDLLDAEGQQFLLEALKKYGSDSSVTCAAICAVRHCCLKHEQNRQDLVKSGVLPLLTGAITQHSGCVDLLKETSAALRVMTFDDDVRVTFGHAHEHAKLIVLEHNGLKVLIEAAKAHSDNTSVVSELCATLSRLAVRNEFCQDICDLGGLKLMMTLLADSYESAELVRQILSAIRAIAGNDDVKDAVVNAGGVQLIVISMNRHMSNSAVCEQGCACLSVLALRKPNNCKVIMETGGALAALQAMKAHPDAVNVQKQACMLLRNLVSRMHNYTQPILEMGAEALIAQALKTHQDCGDVGKAALRDLGCKVELRELWTGKHGSLTN; encoded by the exons ATGGCTAAACGGAGGATCACACAGGAAACCTTTGATGCTGCTGTCAAAGAAAACATGGAGGAGTTTGAGATGGATCCCGATGAGGCTTTGAGGGAGGCTGTGGAGCAGTTTGAGTCTCAAG GTGTGGACCTCAGTTGTATAGTAAAGGCTGTACCAGCTGTATCATCTGATGAGAAGCAAGAAGAGCAAACACATGAGATCATACAG GCCTTAGATTCCCTTCGTATTGGAAAAGATGTTACAGAAGTGATGGCAGAGATAAAACACTTCACTGAGCAGTGCTCACTTGGATTTGCACAAAGGTACCTAGCTGCCCAAAAAGATGCCTACCCTGTCATCCTCTCATACTGCAAAAAAAgtgtggaggagcaggaagcTGTGCTTGCCACCCTATCCGCTCTGGCTGCACTGACAGATGGACAACCAGACTTGTTGGATGCAGAGGGCCAGCAGTTCCTTTTGGAGGCCCTTAAAAAGTACGGGTCAGATTCCTCTGTGACGTGTGCAGCCATCTGTGCTGTGCGTCACTGTTGTTTGAAACATGAACAGAACAGGCAGGATTTGGTAAAAAGCGGAGTCTTGCCCCTGCTGACAGGTGCAATTACACAACACAGTGGTTGTGTGGATCTGTTGAAGGAGACCTCTGCAGCTCTCAGGGTCATGACATTTGATGATGATGTCAGAGTTACATTTGGGCACGCACATGAACACGCCAAGCTTATTGTTCTTGAGCACAATGGGCTGAAGGTCTTAATTGAAGCTGCAAAAG CTCATAGTGATAATACATCTGTTGTAAGTGAGCTTTGTGCAACTTTGTCCCGTCTGGCTGTAAGAAATGAGTTCTGCCAAGACATCTGTGATCTGGGAGGATTAAAACTCATGATGACATTGCTTGCAGACAGCTATGAGTCAGCG GAGCTGGTTCGGCAGATCCTGAGTGCAATACGAGCCATAGCAGGAAATGACGATGTGAAAGATGCTGTTGTTAATGCTGGTGGAGTCCAGCTCATTGTCATTTCCATGAACAGACACATGAGCAACTCTGCT GTGTGTGAGCAGGGCTGTGCATGCCTATCTGTTCTTGCTTTACGTAAACCCAACAACTGCAAAGTCATCATGGAGACTGGAGGTGCCTTGGCTGCTCTGCAGGCTATGAAGGCACATCCTGATGCGGTCAATGTGCAG AAACAGGCATGTATGCTGTTGAGAAATCTGGTTTCTCGTATGCATAACTACACCCAACCAATCCTAGAGATGGGAGCAGAGGCCCTAATAGCCCAGGCACTAAAGACCCATCAAGACTGTGGTGACGTCGGTAAAGCAGCCCTCAGAGATCTGGGATGTAAGGTGGAGCTTCGAGAGCTGTGGACTGGCAAACATGGCAGCCTCACCAACTAA
- the mau2 gene encoding MAU2 chromatid cohesion factor homolog, whose translation MAATTEAPEPWYLALLGFAEHFRTSSPPKIRLCVHCLQAVFQFKPPPRVEARTHLQLGSVLYRHTKNSELAQSHLEKAWFISQQISQFEDVKFEAASILSEFYCQQNLVDSAKPVLRKAIQISQQTPYWHCRLLFQLAQLHALERDLVSACDLLGVGAEYARVMGSEYTRALFLLSKGMLLLMERKLSEVHPLLTLCGTIVENWQGNPIQKESLRVFFLVLQVTHYLDAGQVKSVKPCLKQLQQCIQTISTLHDDEILPTNPAALFHWLPKEHMCVLVYLVTVMHSMQAGYLEKAQKYTDKALMQLEKLKMLDSNPILSTFQVILLEHIIMCRLVTGHKATALQEISQVCQLCQQSPRLFANHAAQLHTLLGLYCISVNCMDNAEAQFTAALQMTTHQELWTFIVTNLASVYIREGNRHQELYSLLERINPDHNFPVSSHCLRAAAFYIRGLLSFFQGRYNEAKRFLRETLKMSNAEDLNRLTACSLVLLGHIFFVLGNHRESNNMVVPAMQLASKIPDMSVQLWSSALLKDLNKACGNTIDAHEAAQMHQNFSQQLLQDHIAACSLPEHNLISWTDGLPPVQFQPQNGPTTSLAGLL comes from the exons ATGGCAGCGACCACTGAGGCCCCGGAGCCCTGGTACCTGGCGCTGCTAGGCTTTGCCGAACATTTCCGTACGTCGAGTCCGCCCAAGATCCGTTTGTGCGTGCACTGTCTGCAGGCGGTGTTTCAGTTCAAACCGCCCCCGAGGGTCGAGGCCCGGACTCACCTGCAGCTGGGCTCGGTGCTGTACCGCCACACAAAGAACAGCGAGCTGGCGCAGAGTCACCTGGAGAAAGCG TGGTTTATATCACAGCAA ATCTCCCAGTTTGAAGATGTCAAGTTTGAAGCAGCAAGTATTCTGTCAGAGTTTTACTGTCAACAG AACTTGGTGGACTCAGCCAAACCAGTGTTGCGGAAGGCCATCCAGATCTCTCAGCAAACTCCCTACTGGCATTGCAGACTGCTTTTTCAGCTGGCA CAATTACATGCACTGGAGAGGGATTTGGTGTCTGCCTGTGACCTCCTAGGAGTTGGAGCAGAGTATGCCCGGGTCATGGGCTCAGAGTACACaag AGCTCTGTTCTTATTAAGTAAAGGAATG ctgctgctgatggagaGGAAGCTGAGCGAGGTGCACCCTCTGCTGACGCTGTGTGGGACTATCGTGGAAAACTGGCAGGGAAACCCCATTCAGAAGGAGTCTCTCAGAGTTTTCTTCCTTGTGCTGCAGGTCACGCACTACCTCGATGCTGGACAG GTGAAGAGCGTGAAGCCATGTCTAAAGCAGCTTCAGCAGTGTATCCAGACCATCTCTACTCTCCATGATGACGAGATCCTTCCAACTAACCCAGCAGCTCTCTTCCACTGGCTGCCCAAAGAGcacatgtgtgtgcttgtgtatctG GTGACAGTGATGCACTCCATGCAGGCGGGCTATTTGGAGAAAGCACAGAAGTACACAGACAAAGCTCTGATGCAACTGGAGAAGCTGAAGA TGCTGGACAGCAATCCCATCTTGTCCACGTTCCAAGTCATCCTGCTGGAGCATATCATCATGTGCCGGCTCGTCACTGGACACAAGGCAACAGCTTTACAAGAG aTTTCTCAGGTTTGTCAGCTTTGCCAGCAATCTCCCAGGTTATTTGCAAATCACGCTGCCCAGCTTCATACACTGCTG GGCCTCTATTGTATCTCAGTGAACTGCATGGATAATGCTGAGGCTCAGTTCACTGCTGCTCTACAG ATGACAACACACCAGGAGCTGTGGACATTCATTGTAACTAACCTGGCCAGTGTTTATATCCGGGAAGGCAACAGGCATCAAGAG CTGTACAGCCTTCTAGAAAGAATCAACCCTGATCACAACTTCCCTGTCAG CTCTCATTGTCTACGAGCCGCAGCGTTTTACATCAGAGGgctcctctctttcttccagGGACGGTACAATGAGGCCAA AAGATTTTTAAGGGAGACTCTGAAGATGTCAAATGCTGAGGATCTAAATAGGCTGACCGCTTGCTCGCTAGTCTTGCTGGGCCACATCTTTTTTGTCCTGGGCAACCACAGA gaaaGTAACAATATGGTGGTTCCTGCTATGCAGCTGGCCAGCAAGATCCCAGACATGTCTGTGCAGCTCTGGTCCTCTGCACTTCTGAAAG ATCTCAACAAGGCTTGTGGAAACACCATTGATGCCCACGAGGCAGCTCAGATGCACCAGAACTTTTCCCAGCAGCTCCTGCAGGACCACATCGCAGCCTGCAGCCTCCCTGAACACAACCTCATCAGT tggACAGATGGCCTCCCACCTGTGCAGTTTCAGCCTCAGAACGGACCTACAACCAGCCTGGCCGGCCTGCTCTGA
- the slc25a42 gene encoding mitochondrial coenzyme A transporter SLC25A42 isoform X1 has product MGSGVQEQRASLTQGEVLPLASSSQSEVSYEGLKHTRSVLNSLFSGALAGAVAKTAVAPLDRTKIIFQVSSARFSAKEAYKLIYRTYLKDGFLSLWRGNSATMVRVIPYAAIQFCAHEQYKTLLGGYYGFQGKALPPIPRLLAGSMAGTTAAMLTYPLDMVRARMAVTPKEMYSNILHVFVRISREEGLKTLYRGFTPTMLGVVLYAGLSFFTYETLKKLHAEHSGRQQPYSYERLAFGACAGLIGQSASYPLDVVRRRMQTAGVTGHTYGTILGTMKEIVSEEGVVRGLYKGLSMNWVKGPIAVGISFTTFDLTQILLRKLNQMGYTAR; this is encoded by the exons ATGGGGAGCGGGGTCCAGGAACAACGGGCATCACTCACGCAGGGAGAAGTGCTGCCGCTGGCTTCTTCCAGTCAGTCAGAAGTGAGCTATGAG GGACTAAAGCACACTCGGTCTGTTCTCAACTCGCTCTTCTCGGGGGCTTTAGCGGGAGCTGTGGCCAAGACAGCTGTTGCTCCATTGGACAGAACTAAAATCATCTTCCAAG TGTCTTCAGCAAGATTCTCTGCTAAG GAGGCCTACAAGTTGATCTACCGCACTTACCTAAAGGATGGCTTCCTTAGTCTGTGGAGGGGGAACTCCGCCACCATGGTGCGAGTCATCCCATACGCTGCCATCCAGTTCTGTGCACATGAGCAGTACAAGACACTGCTGGGAGGGTACTATGGCTTTCAGGGGAA AGCTCTGCCTCCAATTCCGAGGTTACTGGCTGGGTCTATGGCTGGTACCACAGCAGCCATGCTAACATATCCTCTGGACATGGTGCGAGCTAGGATGGCTGTAACGCCCAAGGAAAT gTACAGTAACATTCTGCATGTATTTGTGCGGATCTCTCGAGAAGAGGGCCTCAAGACACTGTATCGAGGTTTTACTCCCACAATGCTGGGTGTTGTCCTCTATGCTGGTCTCAGCTTCTTTACCTATGAAACTCTGAAAAAATTACATGCAG AGCACAGTGGCCGCCAGCAGCCCTACTCGTATGAACGTCTGGCGTTTGGTGCCTGTGCAGGTCTCATTGGCCAGTCGGCATCTTACCCTCTAGATGTGGTACGGCGGCGAATGCAGACTGCAGGAGTCACAGGTCACACATACGGCACCATCCTGGGCACCATGAAGGAGATTGTGTCTGAGGAAGGGGTCGTCCGTGGACTCTACAAAGGTCTTAGTATGAACTGGGTCAAAGGTCCCATTGCAGTAGGGATCAGCTTTACTACCTTTGACCTTACACAGATTCTTCTGAGAAAGCTGAATCAAATGGGCTATACTGCTCGATAA